A genomic stretch from Zea mays chloroplast, complete genome includes:
- a CDS encoding hypothetical protein (ORF63) produces the protein MSFNSRTRNWKVTEGDPSFCNENNIKNSGQFRNQTKRLNTYAKKFIIGPPLITRFGFYESLLV, from the coding sequence ATGTCTTTCAATTCTCGTACTCGTAATTGGAAAGTTACGGAAGGAGATCCATCATTTTGCAATGAAAACAACATAAAAAACTCTGGACAATTTCGAAATCAGACCAAGCGTCTTAATACATATGCAAAAAAATTCATTATTGGCCCACCATTGATTACAAGATTTGGCTTTTATGAATCGCTATTGGTTTGA
- the rps15 gene encoding ribosomal protein S15, whose product MVKEEKQENRGSVEFQVFSFTNKIRRLASHLELHKKDFSSERGLRRLLGKRQRLLAYLAKKNRVRYKKLISQLDIREK is encoded by the coding sequence ATGGTTAAAGAAGAAAAACAAGAAAACAGGGGTTCTGTTGAATTTCAAGTATTCAGTTTCACCAATAAGATACGGAGACTTGCTTCACATTTAGAATTACACAAAAAAGATTTTTCATCGGAAAGAGGTCTACGAAGACTTTTGGGAAAACGTCAACGTTTGCTGGCTTATTTGGCAAAGAAAAATAGAGTACGTTATAAGAAATTAATAAGTCAGTTGGATATTCGGGAGAAGTAA
- the ndhF gene encoding NADH dehydrogenase subunit 5 has translation MEHTYQYAWVIPLLPLPVIMSMGFGLFLIPTATKNLRRIWAFPSILLLSIAMVFSLHLSIQQINGSSIYQYLWSWTINNDFSLEFGYLVDPLTSIMLILITTVGILVLIYSDDYMSHDEGYLRFFVYISFFNTSMLGLVTSSNLIQIYFFWELVGMCSYLLIGFWFTRPIAASACQKAFVTNRVGDFGLLLGILGFFWITGSLEFRDLFKIANNWIPNNGINSLLTTLCAFLLFLGAVAKSAQFPLHVWLPDAMEGPTPISALIHAATMVAAGIFLLARLLPLFISLPWIMSFISLIGTITLFLGATLALAQRDIKRSLAYSTMSQLGYMMLALGIGSYQAALFHLITHAYSKALLFLGSGSVIHSMEPLVGYSPDKSQNMVLMGGLRKYVPITRTTFLCGTLSLCGIPPLACFWSKDEILSNSWLYSPFFGIIASFTAGLTAFYMFRIYLLTFDGYLRVHFQNYSSTKEGSLYSISLWGKSISKGVNRDFVLSTMKSGVSFFSQNIPKIPANTRNKIGSFSTPFGAKNTFVYPHETGNTMLFPLLILLLFTLFIGSIGIHFDNGVKDNRILELTILSKWLTPSINLFQENSNSSINSYEFLTNAISSVSLAIFGLFIAYIFYGSAYSFFQNLNFQNSLVKKNPKKSFLDEVKKKIYSWSYNRGYIDFFYTRVFILGIRKLAELTHFFDKGVIDGITNGVGLAGFCIGEEIKYVGGGRISSYLFFFLCYVSLFLFFIP, from the coding sequence ATGGAACATACATATCAATATGCCTGGGTAATTCCTCTTCTCCCACTTCCAGTTATTATGTCAATGGGATTTGGACTTTTTCTTATTCCTACAGCAACAAAAAATCTTCGTCGGATATGGGCTTTTCCTAGTATTTTACTCTTAAGTATAGCTATGGTATTCTCACTTCACCTGTCTATTCAACAAATAAATGGAAGTTCTATCTATCAATATCTATGGTCTTGGACCATCAATAATGATTTTTCCTTAGAATTTGGATACTTGGTCGACCCCCTTACGTCTATTATGTTAATACTAATTACTACTGTAGGAATCTTAGTTCTTATTTATAGTGACGATTATATGTCTCACGATGAAGGATATTTGAGATTTTTTGTTTATATAAGTTTTTTTAATACTTCCATGTTAGGATTGGTTACTAGTTCCAATTTGATACAAATTTATTTTTTTTGGGAACTTGTGGGAATGTGTTCCTATTTATTGATAGGTTTTTGGTTTACGCGGCCAATTGCAGCGAGTGCTTGTCAAAAAGCTTTTGTAACTAATCGTGTAGGGGATTTTGGTCTGTTATTAGGAATTTTAGGTTTTTTTTGGATAACGGGTAGTTTGGAGTTTCGGGATTTGTTCAAAATAGCTAATAACTGGATTCCTAATAATGGGATTAATTCCTTACTTACTACTTTGTGTGCTTTTTTATTATTCCTTGGTGCAGTTGCAAAATCTGCACAATTTCCTCTTCACGTATGGTTACCTGATGCTATGGAAGGACCCACTCCTATTTCGGCTCTTATACACGCAGCAACTATGGTTGCTGCGGGGATTTTTCTTCTAGCTAGACTTCTTCCTCTTTTCATATCCCTACCCTGGATAATGAGTTTCATTTCTTTAATAGGTACAATAACACTCTTCTTAGGAGCCACTTTAGCTCTTGCTCAGAGAGATATTAAAAGAAGCTTAGCCTATTCTACAATGTCTCAATTGGGTTATATGATGTTAGCTCTAGGTATAGGTTCTTATCAAGCTGCTTTATTCCATTTGATCACTCATGCTTATTCGAAAGCTTTATTGTTCTTAGGATCCGGATCCGTTATTCATTCAATGGAACCTCTTGTTGGATATTCACCAGATAAAAGTCAGAATATGGTTCTTATGGGTGGTTTAAGAAAATACGTTCCAATTACAAGAACTACTTTTTTATGTGGTACACTTTCTCTTTGTGGTATTCCACCTCTTGCTTGCTTCTGGTCCAAAGATGAAATCCTTAGTAATAGTTGGTTGTATTCACCCTTTTTTGGAATAATAGCTTCTTTTACTGCAGGATTAACTGCATTTTATATGTTTCGGATATATTTACTTACTTTTGATGGGTATTTGCGTGTTCATTTTCAAAATTACAGTAGTACTAAAGAAGGTTCGTTGTATTCAATATCCTTATGGGGAAAAAGTATATCCAAAGGAGTCAATAGGGATTTTGTTTTATCAACAATGAAGAGTGGAGTTTCTTTTTTTTCACAAAATATACCAAAAATTCCTGCTAATACAAGAAATAAGATAGGATCCTTTAGTACTCCCTTTGGGGCTAAAAATACTTTTGTCTATCCTCATGAAACGGGAAATACTATGCTATTTCCTCTTCTTATATTACTACTTTTTACTTTGTTCATTGGATCCATAGGAATCCATTTTGATAATGGAGTAAAAGATAATAGAATATTGGAGTTAACCATATTATCAAAGTGGCTAACTCCTTCAATAAACTTGTTCCAGGAAAATTCTAATTCTTCCATAAATTCATATGAATTTCTCACTAATGCAATTTCTTCTGTAAGTTTAGCAATTTTTGGTCTATTCATAGCATATATCTTTTATGGATCTGCTTATTCTTTTTTTCAGAATTTGAATTTTCAAAATTCCCTTGTAAAAAAGAATCCAAAAAAGAGCTTTTTGGATGAAGTAAAAAAAAAGATATACAGCTGGTCATATAATCGTGGTTATATAGATTTTTTCTATACTAGGGTTTTTATCCTAGGTATAAGAAAGTTAGCCGAACTAACGCATTTTTTTGATAAAGGTGTCATTGATGGAATTACCAATGGAGTAGGTCTTGCTGGTTTTTGTATAGGAGAAGAAATCAAATATGTAGGGGGAGGGCGAATATCGTCTTATCTATTCTTTTTTTTATGTTATGTATCCTTGTTCTTATTCTTTATTCCATGA
- the rpl32 gene encoding ribosomal protein L32, whose translation MAVPKKRTSMSKKRIRKNLWKKKTYFSIVQSYSLAKSRSFSRGNEHPKPKGFSGQQANK comes from the coding sequence ATGGCAGTTCCAAAAAAACGTACTTCGATGTCAAAAAAGCGTATTCGTAAAAATCTTTGGAAAAAAAAGACTTATTTTTCCATAGTACAATCTTATTCTTTAGCAAAATCAAGATCATTTTCTAGGGGCAACGAGCATCCAAAACCAAAAGGTTTTTCTGGGCAACAAGCAAACAAATAA
- the ccsA gene encoding cytochrome c biogenesis protein (ORF321), translating to MLFATLEHILTHISFSTISIVITIHLITLLVRELRGLRDSSEKGMIATFFSITGFLVSRWVSSGHFPLSNLYESLIFLSWTLYILHTIPKIQNSKNDLSTITTPSTILTQGFATSGLLTEMHQSTILVPALQSQWLMMHVSMMLLSYATLLCGSLLSAALLIIRFRKNFDFFSLKKNVFLKTFFFSEIEYLYAKRSALKNTSFPVFPNYYKYQLTERLDSWSYRVISLGFTLLTVGILCGAVWANEAWGSYWNWDPKETWAFITWTIFAIYLHSRKNPNWKGTNSALVASIGFLIIWICYFGINLLGIGLHSYGSFTLPSK from the coding sequence ATGCTATTTGCAACTTTAGAACATATACTAACTCATATCTCTTTCTCAACCATTTCAATTGTGATTACGATTCATTTGATAACCTTATTAGTTCGTGAACTTAGGGGATTACGTGATTCGTCAGAAAAAGGAATGATAGCTACTTTTTTCTCTATAACAGGATTTTTAGTCTCTCGTTGGGTTTCTTCGGGACATTTTCCATTAAGTAATTTATATGAGTCATTGATCTTCCTTTCATGGACTCTGTATATTCTTCATACTATTCCTAAGATACAGAACTCGAAAAATGATTTAAGCACAATAACTACGCCAAGTACTATTTTAACGCAAGGCTTTGCCACGTCGGGTCTTTTAACTGAAATGCATCAATCCACAATACTAGTACCTGCTCTACAATCTCAGTGGTTAATGATGCATGTCAGTATGATGTTACTAAGCTATGCAACTCTTTTGTGTGGATCCTTATTATCCGCCGCTCTTCTAATCATTAGATTTCGAAAGAATTTCGATTTCTTTTCACTAAAGAAAAATGTTTTTCTTAAAACATTTTTCTTTAGTGAGATTGAATATTTATATGCAAAAAGAAGTGCTTTAAAAAACACCTCTTTTCCCGTATTTCCAAATTATTACAAATATCAATTAACTGAGCGTTTGGATTCTTGGAGTTATCGTGTCATTAGTCTAGGGTTTACTCTTTTAACCGTGGGTATTCTTTGTGGAGCAGTATGGGCTAATGAGGCATGGGGATCCTATTGGAATTGGGATCCTAAGGAAACTTGGGCATTTATTACCTGGACCATATTTGCAATATATTTACATAGTAGAAAAAATCCAAATTGGAAGGGTACGAATTCCGCACTTGTAGCTTCGATAGGATTTCTTATAATTTGGATCTGCTATTTTGGTATCAATCTGTTAGGAATAGGTTTACATAGTTACGGTTCATTTACATTACCATCTAAATAA
- the ndhD gene encoding NADH dehydrogenase subunit 4 has translation MSYFPWLTILVVLPIFAGSLIFFLPHKGNKIVRWYTIAICLLEFLLMTYAFCYHFQLEDPLIQLKEDSKWIDVFDFHWRLGIDPLSLGSILLTGFITTLATLAAWPVTRNSQLFYFLMLAMYSGQIGLFSSRDLLLFFIMWELELIPVYLLLSMWGGKRRLYSATKFILYTAGGSIFFLIGVLGMGLYGSNEPGLDLERLINQSYPTTWEILLYFGFLIAYAVKLPIIPLHTWLPYTHGEAHYSTCMLLAGILLKMGAYGLIRVNMELLPHAHYLFSPWLVIIGAVQIIYAASTSLGQRNFKKRIAYSSVSHMGFIIIGIGSITNIGLNGAILQILSHGFIGATLFFLAGTACDRMRLVYLEELGGISIPMPKIFTMFSSFSMASLALPGMSGFVAELVVFFGLITSPKFMLMPKMLITFVMAIGMILTPIYLLSMLRQMFYGYKLFHVPNKNFVDSGPRELFLLICIFLPVIGIGIYPDLVLSLSVDRVEVLLSNYYTK, from the coding sequence ATGAGTTATTTTCCTTGGTTAACAATACTTGTTGTTTTGCCGATATTTGCAGGTTCATTAATTTTCTTTTTACCTCATAAAGGAAATAAAATCGTTAGGTGGTATACTATAGCTATTTGTTTATTAGAATTCCTTCTAATGACTTATGCATTCTGTTATCATTTCCAATTGGAGGATCCTTTAATCCAATTAAAGGAGGATTCTAAATGGATAGATGTTTTCGATTTCCACTGGAGATTGGGAATCGATCCACTTTCATTAGGATCTATTTTATTGACAGGATTTATCACTACTTTAGCTACTTTAGCGGCTTGGCCGGTTACTCGGAATTCGCAATTATTCTATTTCCTGATGCTAGCAATGTATAGCGGTCAAATAGGATTATTTTCTTCACGAGACCTTTTACTTTTTTTTATCATGTGGGAGTTAGAATTAATTCCTGTTTACTTACTTTTATCCATGTGGGGGGGAAAGAGGCGTCTGTATTCAGCTACCAAGTTTATTTTGTATACTGCAGGCGGTTCCATTTTTTTCTTAATTGGAGTTCTGGGTATGGGATTATATGGTTCCAATGAACCCGGATTAGATTTAGAAAGATTGATTAATCAATCATACCCTACAACATGGGAAATACTACTGTATTTTGGCTTCCTTATTGCTTATGCTGTCAAATTGCCGATTATACCTTTACATACGTGGTTACCATATACCCATGGGGAAGCGCATTACAGTACATGTATGCTTTTAGCCGGAATTCTATTAAAGATGGGAGCATACGGATTGATTCGGGTCAATATGGAATTGTTACCGCATGCTCATTATCTATTTTCCCCTTGGTTGGTAATAATAGGAGCGGTGCAAATAATCTATGCAGCTTCAACTTCTCTTGGTCAACGAAATTTCAAAAAAAGAATAGCCTACTCCTCCGTATCTCACATGGGTTTCATAATTATAGGAATTGGTTCCATAACCAACATTGGACTAAATGGAGCTATTTTACAAATATTATCTCATGGATTTATCGGTGCTACACTTTTTTTCTTGGCGGGAACGGCTTGTGATAGAATGCGTCTTGTTTATCTCGAAGAACTGGGGGGAATATCTATCCCAATGCCAAAAATTTTTACCATGTTTAGTAGCTTTTCAATGGCTTCTCTTGCCTTGCCGGGAATGAGCGGTTTTGTTGCAGAATTAGTAGTATTTTTTGGACTAATTACTAGTCCTAAATTTATGTTAATGCCAAAAATGCTAATTACTTTTGTAATGGCAATAGGAATGATATTAACTCCTATTTATTTATTATCTATGTTACGCCAGATGTTCTATGGATACAAGCTATTTCATGTTCCAAACAAAAATTTTGTAGATTCTGGACCACGAGAACTCTTTCTTTTAATTTGTATCTTTTTACCAGTAATAGGAATTGGTATTTATCCAGATTTGGTTCTCTCGCTATCCGTTGATAGGGTAGAGGTTCTATTATCCAATTATTATACTAAATAG
- the psaC gene encoding photosystem I subunit VII (9 kDa protein), with amino-acid sequence MSHSVKIYDTCIGCTHCVRACPTDVLEMIPWDGCKAKQIASAPRTEDCVGCKRCESACPTDFLSVRVYLGPETTRSMALSY; translated from the coding sequence ATGTCACATTCTGTAAAAATTTATGATACATGTATAGGATGCACTCATTGTGTACGAGCTTGCCCAACAGATGTATTAGAAATGATACCTTGGGATGGATGTAAAGCCAAGCAAATTGCTTCCGCGCCGAGAACCGAAGATTGTGTGGGTTGTAAGAGATGCGAATCCGCCTGTCCAACGGATTTTTTAAGTGTCCGCGTTTATTTAGGGCCTGAAACAACCCGCAGCATGGCTCTATCTTATTGA
- the ndhE gene encoding NADH dehydrogenase subunit 4L has translation MMFERVLFLSVYLFSIGIYGLITSRNMVRALICLELILNSINLNLVTFSDLFDSRQLKGDIFAIFVIALAAAEAAIGLSILSSIHRNRKSTRINQSNFLNN, from the coding sequence ATGATGTTTGAGCGAGTACTTTTTTTGAGTGTCTATTTATTTTCGATTGGTATCTATGGATTGATCACAAGCCGAAACATGGTTAGAGCTCTAATATGTCTTGAACTTATACTGAATTCAATTAATCTAAATCTCGTAACATTTTCTGATCTATTTGATAGTCGCCAATTAAAAGGAGACATTTTCGCAATTTTTGTTATAGCCCTTGCGGCTGCTGAAGCAGCTATTGGACTATCCATTCTTTCTTCCATCCATCGTAACAGGAAATCAACTCGTATCAATCAATCCAATTTTTTGAATAATTAG
- the ndhG gene encoding NADH dehydrogenase subunit 6 codes for MDLPGPIHEILVLFGGFGLLLGGLGVVLLTNPIYSAFSLGLVLVCISLFYFLLNSYFVAVAQLLIYVGAINVLIIFAVMFVNGSEWSKDKNYWTIGDGFTLLLCITIPFSLMTTIPDTSWYGILWTTRSNQIVEQGLINNVQQIGIHLATDFYLPFELISLILLVSLIGAITMARQ; via the coding sequence ATGGATTTACCTGGACCAATACATGAGATTCTTGTGCTATTTGGGGGATTTGGTCTTCTACTAGGAGGTCTAGGAGTAGTATTACTTACCAACCCAATTTATTCTGCCTTTTCGCTGGGATTAGTTCTTGTTTGTATATCCTTATTCTATTTTTTATTAAATTCCTACTTTGTAGCTGTCGCACAACTTCTTATTTATGTGGGAGCCATAAATGTCTTGATCATATTTGCTGTAATGTTTGTAAACGGCTCAGAGTGGTCTAAAGATAAGAATTATTGGACTATTGGAGATGGGTTTACTTTACTCCTTTGTATAACTATTCCTTTTTCACTAATGACTACTATCCCAGATACGTCGTGGTATGGAATTCTTTGGACTACAAGATCAAACCAAATAGTAGAACAGGGTCTCATAAATAACGTTCAACAAATTGGGATTCATTTAGCAACCGATTTTTATCTTCCGTTTGAACTCATTTCCCTAATTCTTCTAGTTTCTTTAATAGGTGCAATTACTATGGCTCGACAATAA
- the ndhI gene encoding NADH dehydrogenase subunit I has translation MFPMLTGFISYGQQTIRAARYIGQSFIITLSHTNRLPITIHYPYEKSITSERFRGRIHFEFDKCIACEVCVRVCPIDLPLVDWRFEKDIKRKQLLNYSIDFGVCIFCGNCVEYCPTNCLSMTEEYELSTYDRHELNYNQIALSRLPISIMGDYTIQTIRNSPQSKIDEEKSWNSRTITDY, from the coding sequence ATGTTCCCTATGCTAACTGGGTTCATTAGTTATGGTCAACAAACAATACGCGCCGCAAGATACATTGGTCAAAGTTTCATAATTACCTTATCCCACACAAATCGTTTACCTATAACGATTCACTACCCTTATGAAAAATCAATTACATCGGAGCGTTTCCGGGGGCGAATACACTTTGAATTTGATAAATGCATTGCTTGTGAAGTATGTGTTCGCGTATGCCCGATAGATCTACCCCTTGTGGATTGGAGATTTGAAAAGGATATTAAAAGAAAACAATTGCTTAATTATAGTATTGATTTCGGAGTTTGTATATTTTGCGGTAACTGTGTTGAATACTGTCCCACAAATTGTTTATCAATGACTGAAGAATATGAACTTTCTACTTATGATCGTCATGAATTGAATTACAATCAAATTGCTTTGAGTCGGTTACCAATCTCCATAATGGGAGATTACACAATTCAAACAATTAGGAATTCGCCTCAAAGTAAAATAGACGAAGAAAAATCTTGGAATTCAAGAACGATTACAGATTACTAG
- the ndhA gene encoding NADH dehydrogenase subunit 1, with protein MIIDRVEVETINSFSKSELFKEIYGLIWILPIFALLLGITIEVLVIVWLEREISASIQQRIGPEYAGPLGLLQAIADGTKLLLKEDILPSRGDIPLFSIGPSIAVISILLSFLVIPLGYRFVLADLSIGVFLWIAISSIAPIGLLMAGYSSNNKYSFSGGLRAAAQSISYEIPLTFCVLAISLLSNSSSTVDIVEAQSKYGFFGWNLWRQPIGFLVFLISSLAECERLPFDLPEAEEELVAGYQTEYSGIKYGLFYLVSYLNLLVSSLFVTVLYLGGWNFSIPYISFFGFFQMNKIIGILEMVIGIFITLTKAYLFLFISITIRWTLPRMRMDQLLNLGWKFLLPISLGNLLLTTSSQLVSL; from the exons ATGATAATAGATAGGGTAGAGGTAGAAACTATCAATTCTTTTTCGAAATCGGAATTATTTAAAGAAATCTACGGACTTATATGGATTCTACCCATTTTTGCCCTCCTACTGGGAATCACAATAGAAGTACTCGTAATTGTGTGGTTAGAAAGAGAAATATCCGCATCGATACAACAACGTATTGGTCCTGAATATGCTGGCCCCCTGGGACTGCTTCAAGCTATAGCAGATGGAACTAAACTACTTTTAAAAGAGGATATCCTCCCATCCCGAGGAGATATTCCTTTATTTAGCATTGGTCCCTCTATAGCAGTCATATCCATTTTATTAAGTTTTTTAGTTATCCCTTTAGGATATCGTTTTGTTTTAGCTGATCTTAGTATTGGTGTTTTTTTATGGATTGCGATTTCAAGTATTGCTCCTATTGGTCTTCTCATGGCAGGATATAGCTCAAATAATAAATATTCTTTTTCAGGCGGTCTACGAGCGGCTGCTCAATCTATTAGTTATGAAATACCATTAACTTTTTGTGTACTAGCAATATCTCTAC TATCTAATAGTTCAAGTACAGTTGATATAGTTGAAGCACAGTCCAAATATGGTTTTTTTGGATGGAATCTTTGGCGTCAGCCTATAGGTTTTCTAGTTTTTCTAATTTCTTCTTTGGCAGAATGTGAAAGATTACCCTTTGATTTACCAGAAGCAGAAGAAGAATTAGTAGCAGGTTATCAAACCGAATATTCTGGTATTAAATATGGTTTATTTTATCTTGTTTCTTACCTAAATTTATTAGTTTCCTCTTTATTTGTAACTGTTCTATACTTAGGCGGGTGGAATTTCTCTATTCCCTATATATCCTTTTTTGGATTTTTCCAAATGAATAAAATAATTGGAATTTTGGAAATGGTAATAGGTATCTTTATTACATTAACTAAAGCTTATTTATTTCTCTTCATTTCTATCACAATAAGATGGACTTTACCCAGGATGAGAATGGATCAGTTATTAAATCTTGGATGGAAATTTCTTTTACCTATTTCTCTGGGCAATCTCTTATTAACAACTTCTTCCCAACTAGTTTCACTATAA
- the ndhH gene encoding NADH dehydrogenase subunit 7: MSLSLKRKDLMIVNMGPQHPSMHGVLRLIVTLDGEDVIDCEPILGYLHRGMEKIAENRSIIQYLPYVTRWDYLATMFTEAITVNAPEFLENIQIPKRASYIRVIMLELSRIASHLLWLGPFMADLGAQTPFFYIFRERELIYDLFEAVTGMRMMHNYFRIGGVAADLPYGWMDKCLDFCDYFLQGVVEYQELITQNPIFLERVEGVGFISGEEAVNWGLSGPMLRASGIQWDLRKIDPYESYNQFDWKVQWQKEGDSLARYLVRVGEMRESIKIIQQAVEKIPGGPYENLEARRFKKAKNPEWNDFEYRFLGKKPSPNFELSKQELYVRVEAPKGELGIYLVGDDSLFPWRWKIRPPGFINLQILPQLVKKMKLADIMTILGSIDIIMGEVDR; the protein is encoded by the coding sequence ATGAGTCTATCGCTTAAAAGAAAAGATCTCATGATAGTCAATATGGGCCCTCAACACCCATCAATGCATGGTGTTCTTCGACTGATTGTTACTCTCGATGGTGAAGATGTTATTGATTGCGAACCCATATTAGGGTATTTACACAGAGGAATGGAAAAAATCGCGGAAAACAGAAGTATTATACAATACTTGCCTTATGTAACACGATGGGATTATTTAGCTACTATGTTTACAGAAGCAATAACGGTAAATGCACCAGAATTCTTAGAGAATATTCAAATACCCAAAAGAGCCAGCTATATTAGAGTAATTATGTTAGAATTGAGCCGTATAGCTTCTCATTTGTTATGGCTTGGACCTTTTATGGCGGATCTCGGGGCGCAGACTCCCTTTTTCTACATTTTTAGAGAGAGAGAATTGATATATGATCTATTTGAAGCTGTCACAGGTATGCGAATGATGCATAATTACTTTCGCATCGGAGGAGTCGCTGCCGATCTCCCTTATGGATGGATGGATAAATGTTTAGATTTCTGTGATTATTTTTTACAAGGAGTTGTTGAATATCAAGAACTTATTACACAGAATCCCATTTTTTTAGAACGAGTTGAAGGAGTCGGTTTTATTAGCGGAGAAGAAGCTGTAAATTGGGGCTTATCGGGACCAATGTTACGAGCTTCTGGAATACAATGGGATCTTCGTAAAATTGATCCTTATGAGTCTTACAATCAATTCGATTGGAAAGTCCAATGGCAAAAAGAAGGAGATTCGTTAGCTCGCTATTTAGTACGAGTCGGTGAAATGAGGGAATCCATAAAAATTATTCAACAGGCTGTAGAGAAAATTCCTGGAGGACCTTATGAGAATTTAGAAGCCCGACGCTTTAAGAAAGCAAAGAATCCCGAATGGAATGATTTTGAATATCGATTTCTTGGTAAAAAACCTTCGCCCAATTTTGAATTATCAAAGCAAGAGCTTTATGTAAGAGTAGAAGCTCCAAAAGGCGAATTAGGAATTTATCTGGTAGGAGATGATAGTCTTTTCCCCTGGAGATGGAAAATTCGTCCACCGGGTTTTATTAATTTGCAAATTCTTCCTCAGCTAGTTAAAAAAATGAAATTGGCTGATATCATGACAATATTAGGTAGTATAGATATCATTATGGGGGAAGTTGATCGTTGA
- a CDS encoding hypothetical protein (ORF23) produces MIGIADVKLLNLGMLFPFVEVES; encoded by the coding sequence ATGATCGGAATAGCGGACGTAAAGCTATTGAACTTGGGTATGCTCTTTCCTTTTGTCGAAGTGGAATCGTAG
- a CDS encoding hypothetical protein (ORF49~ORF within trnA intron): MGFQLSTFCFGILRRVALWRAQYDESCKLCSGGSYCLSLSSMVEPVGEA; the protein is encoded by the coding sequence ATGGGATTCCAACTCAGCACCTTTTGTTTTGGGATTTTGAGAAGAGTTGCTCTTTGGAGAGCACAGTACGATGAAAGTTGTAAGCTGTGTTCGGGGGGGAGTTATTGCCTATCGTTGTCCTCTATGGTAGAACCCGTCGGGGAGGCCTGA
- a CDS encoding hypothetical protein (ORF133~ORF within trnI intron), with product MAYSSCLNRSLKPNKLLLRRIDGAIQVRSHVDRTFYSLVGSGRSGGGPPGLLSSRESIHPLSVYGELSLEHRLRFVLNGKMEHLTTHLHRPRTTRSPLSFWGDGGIVPFEPFFHAFPGGLEKAVINRTSLILPS from the coding sequence ATGGCGTACTCCTCCTGTTTGAATCGGAGTTTGAAACCAAACAAACTTCTCCTCAGGAGGATAGATGGGGCGATTCAGGTGAGATCCCATGTAGATCGAACTTTCTATTCACTCGTGGGATCCGGGCGGTCCGGGGGGGGGCCACCGGGGCTCCTCTCTTCTCGAGAATCCATACATCCCTTATCAGTGTATGGAGAGCTATCTCTCGAGCACAGGTTGAGGTTCGTCCTCAATGGGAAAATGGAGCACCTAACAACGCATCTTCACAGACCAAGAACTACGAGATCACCCCTTTCATTCTGGGGTGACGGAGGGATCGTACCATTCGAGCCTTTTTTTCATGCTTTTCCCGGCGGTCTGGAGAAAGCAGTAATCAATAGGACTTCCCTAATCCTCCCTTCCTGA
- a CDS encoding hypothetical protein (ORF85) codes for MKKILFSMFYSILVGEEPDSVFLKKEGKQNQVKMIWIAPSSCAKDLTISEGTGATFPFHFHSRVSICFHALFLRPRNMKWTNSFS; via the coding sequence ATGAAGAAGATCTTGTTCAGCATGTTCTATTCGATACTGGTAGGAGAAGAACCCGACTCGGTATTCTTAAAAAAAGAGGGGAAGCAGAACCAAGTCAAGATGATATGGATCGCCCCTTCTTCTTGCGCCAAAGATCTTACCATTTCCGAAGGAACTGGGGCTACATTTCCTTTCCATTTCCATTCCAGAGTTTCTATCTGTTTCCACGCCCTTTTTTTGAGACCTCGAAACATGAAATGGACAAATTCCTTCTCTTAG